In a single window of the Thermofilum uzonense genome:
- a CDS encoding ABC transporter substrate-binding protein, protein MSQTQNKLVIFAVVLALLALVLSLYSVITLQSLASRITDLSNSVAGLKSDIQALSQQIGKAVPTQPAPQQKVKLVVIGPWSGDEAKYFQAVIEAYQRTHPNVEIEYRTMRAEDVAATMPIQFAAGVAPGDVIFGWGWFIAKMGKEGHLVDLTSIIKQDEYVSGILDAVKADGKVWGAPFTMWLKPGFWYRKSFFQKYGLSEPKSYDEFVQLLEKIKSIQGVKNPIASGDGMGWPLSDIVEHFIIAYGGPQMQLNLISGKTRFTDPSVRRVFENYLVPLLQKKYFSEPIEWTTVIPKWWAGEYGLYFMGTWITGMVEDPNDLDFFPLPESKGVVGGADYAFVPKYSKNVDAAVDFLKFLATEGQGVHASVPSGKIPTWTKVPVSQLWKPMQSVYTKITQRGMAILPDLDDSIGGDWQKLFWDQLKLLWVNPGALDSVLKTLESAQPKP, encoded by the coding sequence ATGAGCCAAACGCAAAACAAGTTAGTCATTTTCGCAGTTGTCTTGGCTCTCCTTGCCCTGGTCCTAAGTCTTTACTCCGTCATCACTCTACAATCACTTGCCTCGCGCATAACCGACTTGTCAAACTCTGTTGCCGGTCTAAAATCTGACATACAGGCCTTAAGTCAGCAGATAGGTAAGGCCGTCCCAACTCAACCAGCTCCTCAGCAGAAAGTAAAGCTTGTAGTCATAGGACCCTGGAGTGGGGACGAAGCCAAATACTTCCAAGCAGTCATAGAAGCTTATCAGCGAACCCACCCCAACGTTGAAATAGAATACAGGACGATGAGGGCGGAGGATGTTGCGGCAACAATGCCTATACAGTTTGCCGCGGGAGTTGCTCCGGGAGACGTCATCTTCGGATGGGGTTGGTTCATCGCCAAGATGGGTAAAGAGGGACATTTGGTAGATCTTACGAGTATCATCAAGCAAGACGAGTATGTTTCCGGAATACTGGATGCCGTCAAAGCTGACGGTAAGGTCTGGGGAGCTCCATTCACGATGTGGTTGAAGCCTGGCTTCTGGTATCGTAAGTCCTTCTTCCAAAAATACGGGTTATCCGAGCCAAAATCTTATGACGAATTTGTGCAGCTTTTAGAAAAAATCAAGTCTATACAGGGTGTAAAGAATCCGATTGCCAGTGGAGACGGTATGGGCTGGCCTTTGTCTGATATCGTGGAGCACTTCATAATAGCCTACGGAGGCCCCCAGATGCAGTTAAACCTCATTTCCGGTAAGACGAGGTTTACAGATCCTAGCGTTAGGAGGGTCTTTGAGAACTACCTTGTGCCGTTGCTTCAAAAGAAGTACTTTAGCGAGCCTATTGAGTGGACTACTGTTATCCCTAAATGGTGGGCCGGCGAGTATGGGTTATACTTTATGGGTACATGGATTACCGGAATGGTGGAGGATCCCAATGATCTTGACTTCTTCCCGCTCCCTGAAAGTAAAGGTGTCGTAGGAGGGGCTGATTATGCCTTCGTACCTAAGTACTCGAAAAACGTAGATGCCGCTGTTGACTTTCTCAAGTTTTTGGCCACCGAAGGACAAGGGGTTCACGCGAGCGTCCCGTCAGGCAAGATACCGACATGGACGAAGGTTCCAGTAAGCCAATTATGGAAACCTATGCAAAGCGTATATACCAAGATTACTCAGAGAGGAATGGCGATCCTGCCTGACCTGGATGACTCTATTGGAGGAGACTGGCAGAAGCTTTTCTGGGATCAGCTGAAGCTCCTATGGGTCAACCCCGGGGCATTGGACTCCGTACTTAAAACTCTGGAGAGCGCTCAGCCGAAACCTTAA
- a CDS encoding TrmB family transcriptional regulator encodes MNNARELAETALIELGLTPYQAKVYLAIADGKERTASEIASLARVPQPRIYEILDSLTKLGIVEEILAKPRRYRGVPPAEAVERLADHASRKILEKKETALQVLRQNITYTTASSKFGVKIIRNYSELLRRAREMLLSAKYEILIAATPELLLEIIEDPELYLNKPGRLTALVSFEANPPFHAEAPWIGIRRRAVRVLPIIIVDSAKCLVFQDENTLEITDEGLLRLLNDFFNHSVWRVSQTVKEIQALRGLEYTSTSLWLIREVISDVLKKGYQTMVSVNGVERKSGKMVEVSGKPLALQENSFGVTLALVLDVGGKKLTVGGRGARFEDIEGHIFKVKIL; translated from the coding sequence GTGAATAACGCGCGTGAACTAGCAGAAACAGCTCTAATCGAACTTGGGTTAACCCCTTACCAGGCTAAAGTCTATCTGGCGATTGCTGATGGGAAGGAGAGAACAGCCAGTGAGATAGCTTCTCTAGCAAGGGTACCACAGCCAAGGATTTACGAGATCCTTGATTCACTGACAAAGCTGGGAATAGTCGAAGAGATCTTAGCAAAGCCTAGAAGATATAGAGGAGTACCCCCTGCTGAGGCTGTTGAAAGGCTAGCCGATCATGCTAGTAGGAAAATACTAGAGAAGAAAGAGACTGCCTTACAGGTACTAAGGCAAAATATCACATATACAACAGCCTCTTCTAAATTTGGTGTAAAAATAATTAGAAATTACAGCGAATTATTGAGGAGAGCAAGGGAAATGCTCTTGAGTGCCAAATACGAGATACTGATAGCGGCTACACCCGAGCTACTACTTGAAATTATTGAAGATCCTGAATTGTATTTGAATAAGCCCGGAAGACTAACTGCCCTCGTCTCTTTTGAGGCAAATCCGCCATTCCATGCCGAAGCACCTTGGATAGGTATTCGAAGAAGAGCGGTAAGAGTTCTACCAATAATTATTGTAGACTCTGCTAAGTGTCTCGTTTTTCAAGATGAGAACACACTCGAGATAACTGATGAGGGATTGCTCAGGTTACTAAATGATTTTTTCAATCATTCTGTGTGGCGCGTAAGTCAGACTGTAAAGGAGATCCAGGCTTTGAGAGGCTTAGAATACACCTCCACGTCACTTTGGCTTATTAGGGAAGTTATATCAGACGTGTTGAAAAAAGGTTATCAAACCATGGTGTCTGTTAATGGAGTCGAGAGAAAAAGCGGAAAAATGGTCGAGGTTAGTGGCAAGCCACTAGCCCTGCAAGAAAATAGCTTTGGGGTAACACTAGCCCTTGTACTTGATGTTGGAGGTAAAAAATTAACAGTTGGAGGGAGAGGAGCCAGGTTTGAGGACATAGAAGGGCATATTTTCAAGGTAAAAATACTCTGA
- a CDS encoding RpiB/LacA/LacB family sugar-phosphate isomerase: MRVAVGSDDLYPVALFIVKELERRGFEVIKVGSLETGKPYPWPRVGQTVGELVASGKVDTGIVICYTGTGVSIAANKVRGVRAALCFDAKTARGARLWNDANVLALSGRLTSEEVAKEILDEWFLTREIDPSERENIESLKRLDAERCT; this comes from the coding sequence ATGAGGGTCGCTGTCGGCTCAGACGACCTTTACCCAGTCGCCTTGTTCATTGTTAAGGAGTTGGAGAGGAGAGGCTTTGAGGTTATCAAGGTCGGCTCTCTTGAGACGGGAAAGCCTTATCCCTGGCCAAGAGTTGGGCAGACTGTAGGAGAGCTTGTAGCCAGCGGTAAAGTGGACACCGGTATAGTGATATGTTATACGGGGACAGGTGTTTCCATTGCTGCAAACAAGGTTCGCGGTGTTCGAGCAGCTCTTTGTTTCGACGCTAAGACGGCTAGAGGCGCTAGACTGTGGAACGATGCAAATGTGCTAGCCCTGAGCGGCAGGCTCACTAGCGAGGAGGTCGCAAAGGAGATCCTAGACGAATGGTTCTTGACGAGAGAAATAGACCCCTCTGAGAGAGAAAACATAGAGAGCCTGAAAAGGCTAGACGCTGAGAGGTGCACGTGA
- a CDS encoding glycosyltransferase: protein MKVTPKYTRSIDDYVKVTGEDDVNELKALGESFRGKSILHINSTPYGGGVAEILHSMVPLMKSLDIDARWEVIEAEDDFFNITKKIHNGLQGNLDISLTEEEWEVYLKWNRYNAEILDLDADFIIVHDPQPMALPSFAKKGKQHWIWRCHIDLTHPNPLFWRRLGPLVNQYDAVIVHSEEYIRDEFKDKAFVSPPSIDPLSDKNRELTGEEVVKVSERFNVDPEKPSITKVARFDPWKDIPAAIDVYKILKKKRDLQLLIISMMARDDPEGLVFYEKVKEHVGQDEDIHILTDEMGVRDLEVNAFQRGSRVGIHTAIREGFGLVVSEMLWKRVPVVARPVGGVKIQVIHGVTGYTASTVQDLAQHVESLLENAGLRKSMGEAGREHVRRNFVITRHVYRYLSLLAKFL, encoded by the coding sequence ATGAAAGTAACACCAAAATATACACGTAGCATTGATGATTATGTAAAAGTAACAGGAGAGGACGATGTTAATGAGTTGAAGGCTCTGGGAGAAAGTTTCCGAGGGAAAAGCATCCTTCACATAAACTCTACACCTTACGGGGGAGGTGTGGCCGAGATTCTCCACAGTATGGTACCTCTAATGAAGTCCCTAGACATCGATGCAAGGTGGGAGGTCATAGAGGCTGAAGATGATTTTTTCAACATAACGAAGAAAATTCACAATGGTCTGCAAGGAAACCTTGACATTTCCCTAACTGAAGAGGAGTGGGAGGTCTACCTCAAGTGGAATCGGTACAACGCTGAAATTCTCGATCTGGATGCCGATTTCATAATTGTACACGACCCACAGCCTATGGCACTTCCATCATTCGCTAAAAAAGGCAAGCAACATTGGATATGGAGATGTCATATCGACTTGACTCATCCAAATCCGCTTTTTTGGAGACGTCTTGGCCCACTCGTTAACCAGTATGACGCGGTGATTGTTCATAGTGAGGAATATATTCGTGACGAATTTAAAGATAAAGCTTTCGTGTCACCTCCCAGCATAGATCCCTTAAGCGATAAAAATAGAGAGCTAACGGGAGAGGAAGTTGTAAAGGTATCCGAGAGATTTAACGTTGATCCAGAGAAACCTTCCATAACGAAAGTTGCAAGATTTGATCCATGGAAAGATATCCCCGCTGCGATAGACGTTTACAAAATATTGAAGAAAAAACGTGATCTCCAGCTTTTAATTATCTCGATGATGGCTAGAGATGATCCAGAAGGGTTAGTTTTTTACGAAAAAGTAAAAGAGCACGTTGGTCAAGACGAGGACATACATATACTGACTGATGAAATGGGAGTCAGAGATTTAGAGGTGAATGCCTTCCAGCGAGGGTCCAGGGTAGGAATACACACGGCTATACGTGAAGGCTTTGGTCTAGTGGTCTCCGAAATGCTTTGGAAAAGAGTACCTGTAGTGGCTCGACCAGTTGGAGGGGTAAAGATACAGGTCATACATGGCGTGACGGGTTACACAGCTTCCACAGTTCAGGATTTGGCCCAACATGTTGAATCACTCCTGGAAAATGCTGGGTTACGTAAAAGTATGGGAGAGGCAGGACGTGAACATGTTAGGAGGAACTTCGTTATTACACGACATGTTTACAGGTATCTCTCCCTTCTCGCCAAGTTCTTATGA
- a CDS encoding carbohydrate ABC transporter permease, translating into MSKARISLKGVLLNLIVWVFTILWLLPFIALLIMSVKPYTEVILHGWWSLGGNYSLKNYLEVLMNPSYNFLQGIENSLIISITSTVIPIFFAAMVAYSLTYLSFRYKTLLFTMILFFMSIPQQMVVIPLFNLYVKLGLNNTLTGLILLHSAWGIPWIAFFLRNYLKLIPLSFVEAARVDGASEMSIFLRILLPISIPALIAASAIQFTWVWGDFFYAMIFLPSPDLYVVTQRLALLKGEYHIDWGLLSAGAILAMIPPLAIYLAFKKYYVRGFVGWGLKG; encoded by the coding sequence GTGAGTAAAGCTAGGATTTCACTTAAAGGAGTGCTTCTCAATCTCATCGTATGGGTTTTTACCATCCTATGGCTCCTGCCCTTCATAGCTCTACTTATTATGTCTGTAAAGCCCTACACGGAGGTAATACTTCATGGGTGGTGGAGCCTTGGAGGGAATTACTCGCTCAAAAACTACCTAGAGGTCTTGATGAATCCCTCCTACAACTTCCTCCAAGGTATAGAGAACTCATTGATAATTTCAATTACGAGCACAGTAATACCAATATTTTTCGCAGCAATGGTAGCCTACTCTCTAACCTATCTGTCGTTCCGATACAAAACCCTCCTATTCACTATGATACTTTTCTTCATGTCTATACCCCAGCAAATGGTAGTTATACCCCTCTTCAACCTCTATGTGAAGCTAGGATTGAATAACACGCTAACTGGTCTTATACTGCTTCATAGCGCTTGGGGTATACCATGGATAGCCTTCTTCCTGCGTAACTATTTGAAGCTTATACCCTTAAGCTTCGTTGAAGCCGCGCGAGTCGACGGCGCCTCCGAGATGAGCATATTTCTAAGAATTCTGCTACCTATAAGCATACCCGCACTAATAGCGGCATCCGCCATACAGTTCACTTGGGTGTGGGGCGACTTCTTCTATGCTATGATATTTCTACCATCTCCAGACCTCTACGTCGTCACGCAGCGCTTAGCACTACTTAAGGGAGAGTATCACATTGACTGGGGGCTACTGAGCGCCGGAGCCATCCTTGCAATGATTCCTCCGCTCGCAATCTACTTGGCCTTTAAGAAGTATTACGTGAGAGGTTTCGTGGGATGGGGCCTAAAAGGGTAG
- a CDS encoding carbohydrate ABC transporter permease, with product MNKESKIDLLLFLLPPLVVLSIFVIYPIIGTVVLSFISKGTFSLSNYYEVLTESIPLKALILTKLEPTPPWGALIHNAVWILISVPAVVLLGMILAYVLRYVFGSSFVLGTVFLGMVLPGVVSGLVIRFMFDDSIGIFPRIFAVLGVPMLSKTWTIYPQTALLALILGSIWLWLGFSVTLYSAGLDSIPSSMIESALVDGASQWQIFAKIIVPQLRPVTTVVILMTVMWVLKIFDIVYVVTGGGPGGSSTVLAMIMYMYFASSLEYHKAAAVAVILALLTLIPAYWYIRIVLKGERE from the coding sequence TTGAATAAAGAATCGAAAATTGATTTATTATTATTTCTTTTACCTCCTCTGGTAGTACTCTCCATATTCGTCATTTATCCGATCATTGGGACAGTCGTCCTCAGTTTTATCTCTAAAGGGACTTTTTCGCTCTCAAACTATTACGAGGTGCTAACTGAAAGCATACCTCTCAAAGCCTTGATCTTGACAAAGCTGGAACCAACACCTCCTTGGGGAGCCCTCATCCACAACGCAGTTTGGATCTTAATCTCTGTTCCTGCGGTTGTACTACTAGGGATGATACTAGCCTATGTTCTCAGGTATGTTTTTGGATCAAGCTTTGTCTTAGGAACAGTTTTCCTAGGGATGGTACTACCGGGTGTCGTTAGTGGTCTCGTAATCAGATTCATGTTCGATGACAGCATAGGTATCTTTCCGAGAATATTCGCGGTTTTAGGGGTTCCTATGCTCTCAAAGACATGGACCATATACCCTCAGACAGCTCTATTAGCCCTTATTTTAGGATCTATCTGGCTCTGGCTTGGATTCAGCGTTACTCTTTACTCTGCGGGTCTTGACTCCATACCTTCAAGCATGATAGAATCAGCTCTTGTAGATGGTGCGTCGCAGTGGCAGATATTCGCCAAGATTATCGTACCTCAACTTAGACCCGTGACTACGGTTGTAATACTTATGACCGTAATGTGGGTCCTGAAAATTTTCGACATAGTATACGTTGTCACGGGTGGAGGACCCGGCGGATCGTCAACAGTACTCGCCATGATAATGTATATGTACTTTGCCAGCTCCCTAGAGTACCATAAGGCGGCAGCTGTCGCCGTTATATTAGCTCTTCTAACCCTTATACCTGCGTATTGGTATATTCGCATAGTTTTAAAAGGTGAGAGAGAGTGA
- a CDS encoding DUF5320 domain-containing protein encodes MSPGWGWYRGWGPYPGRGPFSYLPPWQRPGWIYGPGWCWWYYARYGSLPTFPLPTAQVPTVQQEYLEAYRQWLEDARRNLEREIQELDKRIKELKGQGKTD; translated from the coding sequence ATGTCACCAGGTTGGGGGTGGTATCGAGGCTGGGGACCATACCCAGGCAGAGGACCATTCTCTTACCTTCCGCCATGGCAGCGCCCTGGATGGATCTACGGACCAGGATGGTGCTGGTGGTACTACGCACGCTACGGCAGTCTTCCAACGTTTCCACTTCCCACCGCTCAGGTGCCTACTGTACAACAAGAGTATCTCGAAGCATACAGGCAGTGGCTAGAAGATGCACGACGAAACCTGGAACGGGAGATCCAAGAACTGGATAAAAGAATAAAGGAGCTTAAAGGACAAGGAAAAACCGATTAA
- a CDS encoding AAA family ATPase yields MVVIHSIKAVNFRRLNLTTPLSLGKGFYIIKGRNEAGKSTLIESILFGLYGDHQVIGDLRGNPRGGYNEVVNHKARRAQVEVEFEVDGKRYRVYRELVREGETIKQVNARLIEITQGTERVIASGTKQVNDEIQRLLRVSWREMLSTNIVAQKDLERIIQMGKSEREQIINLMMGLESYNKAIQALEETRSNKNREKEQLDRVYQEKKKEADSLEGKVNSIPNLMRELKEIEEKIPALGEEEAALKLALQYLAHLRQSLYKKKQLEDKKSRVEELIAETKKAIRDEQEKKNRNDNEIKQIEGKLPKLQDELEKIQKELEQLQSTYEDKLKILSDLKSYKDNWDREYDRMKGISNELETLEDDIRRIEIAKKELAKLEEEKRNIELLLASIKPSIQPYLSSIGLAFIALLALLYQATWVAIPLSGVSLIVFLVTYHRRSSLKQELLTKLGRLESEIGPRKALVAQLEGKNKRLEDLKLEEEKIRAHLERLEQEIIILTGESNAASIDKALNALQNEVKLLSEKINELREKESNLKAGIESSGKQLERLKQEVKESTEKLEELNAKLSKLEENRRKILEELEHVIIPSVPPGLKGRVEYVEMAAEEQDLDLVDRVYRKLDDDLLGISNKKTELNVRKETLKKELSEAEMIKPRLQELQEEIKKLEEERKRLDKEFEAVKRALQALKEISRRRRELFAPLVENYMSWTINYFTDGRYKAVRLQPDTYDLEVYDAEAGRWLRRDIYSGGTNDQFLLALRIAFTLALLPSSKGSYPKFIVLDEPLGSSDGERRERIVSFFAGELSRFFDQIFLITHVEVEEPPGATIIYIEDGRITRVYKAGGEEA; encoded by the coding sequence GTGGTAGTCATACATTCCATTAAAGCAGTAAACTTTAGAAGGCTTAACCTGACGACGCCTCTCAGCCTAGGAAAAGGATTTTATATAATAAAGGGCCGGAACGAGGCTGGCAAATCCACCTTAATCGAATCCATACTTTTCGGTCTTTACGGAGACCATCAAGTCATAGGCGATTTGCGGGGTAATCCACGCGGAGGCTATAATGAGGTCGTGAACCATAAGGCTCGGAGAGCACAAGTAGAGGTCGAGTTCGAGGTCGACGGTAAAAGGTACCGCGTGTACAGGGAACTTGTCAGAGAGGGTGAAACGATAAAGCAGGTTAACGCTCGCCTCATAGAAATTACACAAGGCACTGAAAGAGTCATAGCTTCTGGTACCAAGCAAGTAAACGATGAGATTCAACGTCTCTTAAGAGTCTCATGGAGAGAGATGCTCTCCACAAACATCGTTGCACAAAAAGATCTTGAGAGGATTATTCAAATGGGTAAAAGCGAGCGAGAACAAATAATTAACCTCATGATGGGTCTTGAAAGCTATAATAAGGCTATACAGGCTCTCGAGGAAACAAGGAGCAACAAAAATCGTGAAAAAGAACAACTTGATCGCGTATACCAAGAAAAAAAGAAGGAAGCCGACTCCCTAGAAGGAAAAGTAAACTCAATTCCAAACCTTATGAGAGAGCTCAAAGAAATAGAGGAAAAAATCCCTGCTCTAGGTGAGGAGGAAGCTGCACTCAAGCTAGCCCTTCAATACTTGGCGCACCTGAGGCAATCCCTTTATAAGAAAAAACAATTAGAGGACAAGAAGTCGCGTGTAGAGGAGCTCATAGCTGAAACCAAGAAGGCTATCAGAGATGAACAGGAAAAAAAGAACAGAAATGATAATGAAATAAAACAAATAGAAGGAAAACTACCAAAGTTACAAGATGAACTCGAAAAGATCCAAAAGGAACTTGAGCAGCTGCAATCAACGTATGAAGATAAACTGAAAATACTTAGCGATTTAAAATCCTACAAGGATAACTGGGACAGAGAGTATGACAGGATGAAAGGGATAAGCAACGAATTAGAGACTCTAGAAGACGACATAAGGAGAATAGAGATCGCTAAAAAGGAGCTCGCGAAACTCGAAGAAGAGAAAAGAAATATAGAGCTACTCCTAGCTTCCATAAAACCCTCCATACAACCTTATCTGAGTAGTATAGGTCTCGCCTTCATAGCTTTGCTCGCTTTGCTATACCAAGCTACTTGGGTTGCTATTCCACTTTCAGGCGTCTCACTTATTGTTTTTCTTGTAACCTATCATCGTAGATCTTCCCTCAAGCAAGAATTGCTAACTAAACTGGGTAGACTTGAGTCGGAAATAGGTCCAAGGAAAGCTCTTGTTGCTCAGCTTGAGGGGAAAAATAAACGTTTAGAAGATCTAAAATTAGAGGAAGAGAAAATCCGGGCTCATCTCGAGAGACTGGAACAGGAGATCATCATACTTACTGGCGAAAGTAATGCAGCAAGCATTGATAAAGCATTAAATGCTCTGCAAAATGAGGTTAAACTCCTCAGTGAGAAAATTAATGAACTGAGGGAAAAGGAGAGCAACCTGAAGGCTGGGATTGAAAGCAGTGGCAAGCAGTTAGAAAGGCTCAAACAGGAAGTCAAGGAATCCACAGAGAAGCTAGAAGAACTTAACGCTAAATTAAGCAAACTAGAAGAGAATAGAAGGAAGATATTAGAGGAACTGGAGCACGTAATCATACCATCCGTTCCACCAGGACTCAAGGGTAGGGTAGAATACGTTGAGATGGCTGCTGAGGAACAAGACCTCGACCTGGTAGATAGGGTATATCGCAAGTTAGACGATGATTTACTGGGAATCTCTAATAAAAAAACAGAATTAAATGTACGGAAGGAAACCCTGAAAAAAGAGTTAAGCGAGGCTGAGATGATTAAGCCGCGACTACAAGAGCTCCAAGAAGAGATTAAAAAATTAGAGGAAGAGCGTAAACGCCTCGATAAGGAGTTTGAAGCTGTCAAAAGAGCTCTTCAGGCACTGAAAGAGATATCACGTAGGAGGCGTGAGTTGTTCGCCCCTCTGGTCGAGAACTATATGAGCTGGACAATAAACTACTTTACAGACGGAAGGTACAAAGCCGTTAGGTTGCAGCCTGATACCTACGACTTGGAGGTATATGATGCTGAGGCAGGAAGATGGCTTAGACGAGACATTTATTCAGGGGGAACGAACGACCAGTTCCTTTTAGCTTTAAGGATAGCTTTCACGCTTGCGCTTCTACCTAGCTCTAAGGGCTCTTATCCTAAATTCATAGTTCTCGACGAGCCTCTCGGCTCGTCGGATGGAGAAAGGAGGGAGAGGATAGTTAGTTTCTTCGCAGGGGAGCTCTCAAGGTTCTTTGATCAGATCTTTCTAATAACCCATGTAGAGGTGGAGGAGCCACCCGGAGCCACTATAATTTATATCGAAGATGGAAGAATAACAAGGGTATACAAGGCTGGCGGCGAGGAGGCATAA
- a CDS encoding NifB/NifX family molybdenum-iron cluster-binding protein has protein sequence MKIAIPVVKSGEKYFLVPHFGRAPAFAIVDVGDSQFKVLEVFQNVHEAHEHGKVSGLLHELLSREVQAILTMGIGYGAFYRLKDLGLKIFYVRPSPGKATISLEEAVENFISGKVEEAGEPKEADDHHN, from the coding sequence ATGAAGATAGCTATCCCGGTTGTGAAATCTGGGGAGAAATATTTCCTTGTACCGCATTTCGGTAGAGCTCCAGCCTTCGCCATCGTGGACGTCGGCGACTCCCAATTTAAGGTTTTAGAGGTGTTTCAAAATGTTCATGAAGCGCATGAACACGGAAAGGTGAGTGGGCTTCTCCACGAGCTTCTAAGCAGAGAAGTTCAGGCAATTCTAACCATGGGCATAGGATATGGGGCTTTCTACAGACTTAAGGATCTCGGATTGAAAATATTCTATGTGAGGCCCTCTCCGGGCAAAGCGACGATTTCTCTTGAAGAAGCAGTAGAGAACTTTATTAGCGGGAAAGTTGAGGAGGCAGGAGAACCAAAAGAAGCTGACGATCATCATAATTAA
- a CDS encoding LamG domain-containing protein produces MHKGFTKSEEGLYDEFEERTPYWDYRTDNYASISVRDSKLTLCSGPTEALYYSNAEISDGRFDDLPWETKTFEAKLRMSQLHYGSAGWGFWNHSMLFSLSRPIWFIHLQSRGPYIFQGFFAQAVTGFIPIKIYRGSLLAPSLISRLTGGAIGVTIYTHKPVLQNLDLTDWHTYKIEWLKTEAKYYIDGSLVARLPINAGSFKARADIWIDNAVFGYNRRDAGQVYRHLTQENRSKSCIEVEYIKIY; encoded by the coding sequence GTGCATAAGGGGTTTACTAAGAGCGAGGAAGGCCTCTACGACGAGTTCGAGGAAAGGACACCCTACTGGGATTACAGGACAGACAATTACGCCTCAATTAGCGTCAGGGACAGCAAGCTTACACTTTGTAGCGGTCCAACAGAAGCTCTCTACTATTCCAACGCTGAGATATCCGATGGAAGGTTTGACGATCTCCCCTGGGAAACCAAGACGTTTGAGGCAAAGCTGAGAATGTCTCAGCTGCACTACGGCTCAGCAGGATGGGGCTTCTGGAACCACTCGATGCTCTTCAGCCTCAGCAGGCCGATATGGTTTATACATTTGCAGAGCAGGGGCCCATATATTTTCCAGGGCTTCTTTGCGCAGGCTGTTACAGGCTTTATACCGATTAAAATTTACCGAGGATCTCTGCTGGCTCCAAGCCTCATCTCAAGGCTAACAGGAGGTGCGATAGGCGTAACAATTTACACTCACAAACCCGTGCTTCAAAACCTCGATTTAACTGATTGGCACACCTACAAGATAGAATGGTTGAAGACTGAGGCAAAATACTATATAGATGGCAGCCTTGTAGCCAGGCTTCCCATTAATGCAGGATCGTTCAAAGCAAGGGCGGATATATGGATAGACAACGCAGTCTTCGGCTATAACAGAAGAGATGCAGGTCAGGTCTACAGGCACTTGACCCAAGAGAATAGAAGCAAGTCCTGTATCGAAGTAGAATATATAAAAATCTATTAG
- a CDS encoding DUF134 domain-containing protein, with product MHKWGRRRRTGRHWRGSPPNENSPQGIVFLPLPGNTAHINLEESVDIYPEELEVLKIVYIDGLTIDEAASMLGFSNATLWRILDSARRKLVDALINLKPIRISLSTSKPSMEE from the coding sequence ATGCATAAATGGGGAAGACGAAGGAGAACAGGCAGACACTGGAGGGGGTCTCCCCCCAACGAGAATTCTCCTCAAGGAATAGTGTTCCTACCTCTGCCTGGGAACACGGCTCACATAAATCTTGAGGAGAGCGTCGATATATATCCGGAGGAACTGGAAGTGTTAAAGATAGTTTATATTGATGGTTTAACAATTGATGAAGCGGCGTCTATGCTGGGTTTTTCAAATGCCACTCTATGGCGAATCTTAGACTCTGCTAGGAGGAAATTAGTTGATGCGTTAATAAATCTGAAGCCTATTCGTATAAGCCTCTCTACTTCAAAACCATCCATGGAGGAATGA